From Micrococcus porci, one genomic window encodes:
- a CDS encoding DUF7455 domain-containing protein, with the protein MSITAVAEPAALTRADRCDRCGAQAYVRAVLPSGGELLFCGHHARGVEASLRPQAALWQDQTEELDGSTAA; encoded by the coding sequence ATGTCCATCACCGCCGTGGCCGAACCGGCCGCCCTCACCCGCGCCGACCGTTGCGACCGCTGTGGCGCCCAGGCCTACGTCCGCGCCGTGCTGCCCTCCGGCGGCGAGCTGCTCTTCTGCGGCCATCACGCCCGCGGCGTCGAGGCCTCGCTCCGCCCGCAGGCGGCCCTGTGGCAGGACCAGACCGAGGAGCTGGACGGCTCCACCGCCGCCTGA
- a CDS encoding RNA polymerase sigma factor, with the protein MTAGTPTERPRVTTSTTSGKQDGKETAASTTTAAAAKKTTTAAKKKTTAAAAKKPAAAKTASGASTAAKKTTAKSTAAQATTTRGATTKKAAADAETEAAPAAAPRKRTSTATSTAKAAPKKTTRAPKKTASKAVAEEELVEEEDLELDADDVAEQASQDGDDADADGSDAPAAEDLVATTEKPAETAAKGAFVMDNSEDDAPVQQVVVAGATADPVKDYLKQIGKVALLNAEQEVDLAMRIEAGLYAEHHFAENPPEDYRLRRDVELIIADGRRAKNHLLEANLRLVVSLAKRYTGRGMLFLDLIQEGNLGLIRAVEKFDYTKGFKFSTYATWWIRQAITRAMADQARTIRIPVHMVEVINKLARVQRQMLQDLGREPTPEELAKELDMTPEKVVEVQKYGREPISLHTPLGEDGDSEFGDLIEDSEAVVPADAVSFTLLQEQLHSVLDTLSEREAGVVAMRFGLTDGQPKTLDEIGKVYGVTRERIRQIESKTMSKLRHPSRSQVLRDYLD; encoded by the coding sequence ATGACGGCGGGCACCCCGACGGAAAGGCCTCGAGTGACCACTTCGACGACCAGCGGCAAGCAGGACGGCAAGGAGACCGCCGCCTCGACCACGACGGCCGCCGCCGCGAAGAAGACCACCACCGCGGCGAAGAAGAAGACCACCGCCGCCGCGGCGAAGAAGCCCGCGGCCGCGAAGACGGCCTCCGGCGCGTCCACCGCCGCGAAGAAGACGACCGCGAAGTCGACCGCCGCCCAGGCGACCACCACGCGCGGGGCGACGACCAAGAAGGCCGCCGCGGACGCGGAGACCGAGGCCGCGCCCGCCGCCGCGCCGCGCAAGCGGACCTCCACGGCCACGTCGACCGCCAAGGCGGCCCCCAAGAAGACGACGCGCGCCCCCAAGAAGACCGCTTCCAAGGCCGTGGCCGAAGAGGAGCTCGTCGAGGAGGAGGACCTCGAGCTGGACGCCGACGACGTCGCGGAGCAGGCCTCGCAGGACGGGGACGACGCCGACGCGGACGGCTCGGACGCCCCCGCCGCAGAGGACCTGGTCGCCACCACGGAGAAGCCCGCCGAGACCGCCGCCAAGGGTGCGTTCGTGATGGACAACTCCGAGGACGACGCCCCGGTCCAGCAGGTCGTGGTGGCCGGCGCCACCGCCGACCCCGTGAAGGACTACCTCAAGCAGATCGGCAAGGTCGCCCTGCTCAACGCGGAGCAGGAGGTGGACCTCGCCATGCGCATCGAGGCCGGCCTCTACGCCGAGCACCACTTCGCCGAGAACCCGCCCGAGGACTACCGGCTGCGCCGCGACGTCGAGCTGATCATCGCCGACGGCCGCCGCGCCAAGAACCACCTGCTCGAGGCCAACCTGCGCCTCGTCGTCTCCCTGGCCAAGAGGTACACGGGCCGCGGCATGCTGTTCCTGGACCTCATCCAGGAGGGAAACCTCGGCCTCATCCGCGCCGTGGAGAAGTTCGACTACACCAAGGGCTTCAAGTTCTCGACCTACGCGACGTGGTGGATCCGCCAGGCCATCACCCGCGCCATGGCGGACCAGGCCCGCACCATCCGCATCCCCGTGCACATGGTGGAGGTCATCAACAAGCTGGCCCGCGTGCAGCGCCAGATGCTGCAGGACCTCGGCCGCGAGCCTACCCCGGAGGAGCTGGCCAAGGAGCTGGACATGACCCCGGAGAAGGTCGTGGAAGTCCAGAAGTACGGCCGCGAGCCCATCTCCCTGCACACGCCCCTCGGCGAGGACGGCGACTCCGAGTTCGGCGACCTCATCGAGGACTCCGAGGCCGTGGTCCCCGCGGACGCCGTGTCCTTCACCCTGCTCCAAGAGCAGCTGCACTCCGTGCTGGACACGCTCTCCGAGCGCGAGGCCGGCGTGGTCGCGATGCGCTTCGGCCTCACCGACGGCCAGCCCAAGACCCTGGACGAGATCGGCAAGGTCTACGGCGTCACGCGCGAGCGCATCCGTCAGATCGAGTCCAAGACGATGTCCAAGCTGCGCCACCCGTCCCGCTCCCAGGTGCTGCGGGACTACCTGGACTGA
- a CDS encoding DUF4192 family protein, with product MDHPPAVPSAVPAGVTPPHLPVLRARGVDDLLGYAFHVLGTEPRESILLVTLARARLRAVVRVDRPGRETPPAARHWAEAVAAVARRDAAADAVVCVSLTGRAGGLEPPGWWPPLVRALRDRGIPAREGWGVVAGHAARWPVEPGAGPGPLEEVDPRHSDLSLHLIGAGSVWGLRAGHRSVPTPAALDPAAPDRPHWTAARARPEAPGPWLAAWERVLDGGGLPERPAGRARLGAGLEHPARRDALLIAAAGAAADELPAAERAALLTGTRDPGPDWRRLDRLWDALRALAADAPAPCAAPALALAAWICWARGEGTAAGAHLDVARRLAPRDPLVGVLRRILDAGAVCAWAADPRRAWTPWDPQDPASGMRG from the coding sequence ATGGATCACCCTCCCGCCGTCCCGTCCGCCGTCCCCGCCGGGGTCACGCCTCCCCACCTGCCGGTCCTGCGGGCCCGTGGGGTGGACGACCTGCTCGGCTACGCGTTCCACGTCCTCGGGACCGAGCCGCGCGAGTCCATCCTCCTGGTGACCCTCGCGCGGGCTCGGCTGCGCGCCGTCGTCCGGGTGGACCGGCCCGGACGGGAGACGCCCCCGGCCGCGAGGCACTGGGCCGAGGCCGTCGCCGCGGTGGCCCGTCGCGACGCCGCGGCCGACGCCGTCGTCTGCGTGAGCCTCACCGGCCGGGCGGGCGGACTCGAGCCGCCCGGCTGGTGGCCGCCCCTGGTGCGGGCCCTGCGGGACCGGGGGATCCCGGCGCGGGAGGGATGGGGCGTCGTCGCCGGGCACGCCGCCCGCTGGCCGGTGGAGCCGGGCGCAGGCCCCGGCCCGCTGGAGGAGGTGGATCCCCGCCACTCCGACCTCTCCCTGCACCTGATCGGCGCGGGCTCGGTCTGGGGCCTGCGCGCGGGACACCGGTCCGTGCCCACCCCCGCGGCCCTCGACCCGGCCGCCCCGGACCGCCCGCACTGGACGGCGGCCCGCGCCCGCCCCGAGGCGCCCGGACCGTGGCTGGCCGCGTGGGAGCGCGTCCTGGACGGAGGCGGGCTGCCCGAGCGCCCCGCAGGACGGGCCCGCCTCGGCGCCGGGCTCGAGCACCCCGCCCGGCGGGACGCCCTGCTGATCGCCGCCGCCGGTGCCGCCGCGGACGAGCTCCCCGCCGCGGAGCGCGCCGCGCTCCTGACCGGCACCCGCGACCCCGGGCCGGACTGGCGACGCCTCGACCGGCTCTGGGACGCCCTGCGCGCGCTCGCGGCCGACGCGCCGGCGCCCTGCGCCGCGCCGGCGCTCGCCCTCGCCGCCTGGATCTGCTGGGCACGGGGCGAGGGCACCGCGGCGGGCGCCCACTTGGACGTGGCGAGGCGGCTCGCCCCCCGGGATCCGCTGGTCGGGGTGCTGAGGCGGATCCTGGACGCGGGGGCCGTCTGCGCCTGGGCGGCGGATCCCCGCCGCGCCTGGACCCCGTGGGATCCGCAGGACCCGGCGTCCGGCATGAGAGGATGA